The nucleotide window AATTATAAACTTGCCTCAGCGATCTCTTCAATCTTGATCCAACTGTAATCCTCTTCACCTCTGACAAGCTTAATTCTTCTATTTGGCCTATCAATTGATGCAACAACACCTCTTATCTCCTCATCGTCAAAAGGATTAAACACCGTCATCGTAACTAACCTGCATTCCTGATAAGATCTGGACTTCCTGATGTCCAAGATAGGTTTGCCACGTCTCTCTTGCACATTCATTTCCGTTGAGATAATCCTTCATAGATACCTTTACCCGACAATTTTACTCACCATAGTTCATTCCTCCTCAATATTCAGTCCAGTAATTAATGTTGCTTGCTCCAGTTGATGCAGCGTTTCTTGAAGCTTTGGCTTTTCAGCTTCACGTTCCCAGCCTTCGGGGATAACTATAATCGACGTGTCAGACCTGTCTTCCCAATGTATGTATTCCGCAGCCACAAGAGCGTCCAGAGCAACCATAACGTCTGGTTTATGCTTACCTATTTTGACAGTCAGTTCATGGATTGTAGGAAACCTGCGCCGTCCACCTTTGTAGTTATATAAGATCCGAAGGACCTTCCTTTGATAATCCGTTAACATGTAACCTCTTCATTATTATATAAGAACATACGTTCTTTTATCAGCAACAAAAATACCCAGTCGTTTGGACTAGGTACATTTATAGAAGCACTCATGGGAGAGAGTAATAATAGCTCACACCATTTTATGTAATTTCATTCTTAGTCATTACACATATTACATACTCATCCTAACAACTTTCACGGAGTTCTACTAAGCTTCTCCAAACAATTTTCTGTCCGATTAATATGTATAAAGGCGTGTTATAATTATCAGATCAAAACCGCAAGCTGCCATTTAAGAGATATTGACTCTAAGAAAGGATACGATCGTGACGAGTTGCCTATGGAAATGTGCGCCGAGGGTGGTGAAGGTGAAGATATCGAATACATAAGTCCATCAGATAATCGTGTGCCGACAGCTGGGTACCGAATCAGTTAGAGGAACATCCAGACGGTACAGTCGTAGTGTTTATATTTAAATAGCAAATGGAGATGAACAATATTGAATCCAATTAGATTACCAAACCAAGTCGAGGACTATAAAGAGAAAATCCTCTCTGAACTCGAACATGACTTTGCTTTGCCTGTGCTGAAAGGCACTGATAAACAAATAAACTGGGCAAGAAACATTAGAATGAATTTCTTTATTAAGGCTAACAAAAAAGAAATCGATTCAGATACGGTGGATTCCTTAAAAGAAAATCACTCTGCTGGATGGTGGATTAAAAATAAAGACATGAGTTTAGATCAAATTATAGTTCTATCAGAGAATAAATAACTTCATTCATCCCATAACTTACCGCCTCAATCCTTTATGGCAAAATGCTATAATTGGGTAGAGGTGTTTTAATTTATATCTTAAATATTCAAGATTACAATGTACAACAGGGTGATATTACACAACACAAAAAGGCTCCGCAACACAAACGCAGTAGCCTTATATATAAATTTATTTAGTATTCGCTTACTTCAAACGTCAGGACTCGATCAAATAGGATGTAGTCCTTGCGGCTCTTGAACGGACCTTTGTTATTGTCATGCTTATCAATTGCGTATGATGCTTTTCCGCTTCCTGCTTGTTTTGTTTCATACCAATCAATGAAACTATTTACTTCTTTCATGCTCAAGTCAAACTCTTTCTCAAGACCGGTAGTCATAGTCACGACAAGGATTGCACGATCACCTGCAGGCTGTTCCGGTGTTGGTATCTCAGTGTTATCATTATTTATAGTTAATGCTACTTCATTCGAAATAACTGTTTCTACTCCATTGAAGATAGCTACGATTTGGAAGTAGTAAGTTTTACCGAATCCCAAATTTGGTACTTTATAAGTTGAGATATCTTTCCCTTCTACTGTAATCGAATCTGTGTATTTTCCTGACTCAGTACCATATTGAAGTTTATATCCTGTAGCATCGTTAATTGTATTCCAATTTAAGGTAGCAGTAGTTCCTGTGATAGAACCATTTAATTTGATATATTCAAAACTGCCTAATGTAATTTCATCGATTGCCAACCAAGAAGAACCACCGTCCCCCTCAATCTTTATGCCCTCATATACTCCTTGCGTAACTTTAACCGGTGGAGGTGTATTAAATCTTTCTGAAAGTGCTTGGGTTTCTTTAGGACTAATAGCAGTCCAGGTGCCATCTTTTAATCCATAGATTTGATATGTAACGGACCTTATCGGTTCTGCTGCAGTGCTAATATGAACAAAGTTAAATTCAATTGCTTCGGAAAATTTTAGTTCAACGGTACCTCTATATGTACCTGCATTCCATTCGTTTTTCAGCTTACCATCAATCACATTTTTCGCAGTGTATATAGAATACTCGCTACTTGCCTTTACTTCAGTTCCAGTGGGTGGAGAAAATCCAAGCATTCCATCTACCTTTTTACTTAACGGAGATGCCGCTCCTGTTGTTGATTGAGAAAACAAGAGAACTATAAGTAGAACAGTCATAAATGCCAAACAATTTTTTTTCATCATTAATCTCCTTATTGTTTATTCTTAACTAACTATAGCGACCGACAGGATTAACGTCTATACATAAACTTGCTGTTCTATAAATATCAGCTAATTTCCTGAATTTGTATTGAACACGAAAAAAGAAGCGAGGATGCCACTTCTACTTTTTTTCGTGTTCAATCATTGCGATAATCTGGGATCTCCAAAACTATAACGATTTTATTTTACTTTATCATAAGTAAAACTATTTTCATGAATTCTAACACTTACTTTCATATATAGTCATATTTGTTTAGACATGGAATACAAGGATCAGTATTATAAATTTTAGAAATTCAATTTGAAGGAGAATACATATGAAGAAAATAGTTATACCAGCTTTATTGTCATTATTATTGTTGTTCAGTTTTGGAACAAGTGCTTTTGCTGCTTCAGTCGGAGAAGCTTTAGCCACACCTGAAGATGGTTGGAAAAGATATGATGATACACATCCAGGTATAACGTATAT belongs to Paenibacillus sp. FSL H8-0079 and includes:
- a CDS encoding fibronectin type III domain-containing protein, whose amino-acid sequence is MMKKNCLAFMTVLLIVLLFSQSTTGAASPLSKKVDGMLGFSPPTGTEVKASSEYSIYTAKNVIDGKLKNEWNAGTYRGTVELKFSEAIEFNFVHISTAAEPIRSVTYQIYGLKDGTWTAISPKETQALSERFNTPPPVKVTQGVYEGIKIEGDGGSSWLAIDEITLGSFEYIKLNGSITGTTATLNWNTINDATGYKLQYGTESGKYTDSITVEGKDISTYKVPNLGFGKTYYFQIVAIFNGVETVISNEVALTINNDNTEIPTPEQPAGDRAILVVTMTTGLEKEFDLSMKEVNSFIDWYETKQAGSGKASYAIDKHDNNKGPFKSRKDYILFDRVLTFEVSEY